In Halomarina ordinaria, one genomic interval encodes:
- a CDS encoding DUF7342 family protein: MTSTYIKTKPERCCMTEDESNSEGLRERQTTGEDRVRMIARQLSEPQTANWIASEAGWSHEPTKRVLERLVDDSILHRDDSGTHTTYYPDYRRQAMQEAMRLRDSGHTVEELTDRLADMKTQIRDWEDEFGVESPNQLRGTLADESLDGDEEDRRREIAREWEHLQRRIQIVGFAIREWDFLAPTTEPAEASS, encoded by the coding sequence ATGACCTCAACCTATATTAAGACAAAGCCCGAACGATGTTGTATGACCGAAGATGAATCGAACTCCGAGGGTCTGAGGGAACGCCAGACCACGGGTGAAGACCGCGTGCGGATGATTGCTCGGCAGCTGTCGGAGCCACAGACGGCCAACTGGATCGCCTCCGAAGCGGGCTGGTCACACGAACCAACTAAGCGCGTCCTCGAGCGACTCGTCGACGACAGCATCCTCCACCGTGACGACAGTGGGACTCACACAACGTATTATCCTGATTACCGCCGCCAAGCGATGCAGGAGGCGATGCGCCTCCGAGATAGCGGACACACTGTCGAGGAGCTTACGGACCGGCTCGCCGATATGAAGACGCAGATTCGCGACTGGGAGGATGAATTCGGCGTTGAATCACCGAATCAGCTTCGTGGGACGCTCGCTGACGAGTCCCTCGACGGTGACGAGGAAGACCGTCGTCGTGAGATTGCCCGCGAGTGGGAGCACCTTCAACGGCGTATCCAGATCGTTGGCTTCGCCATCCGCGAATGGGACTTCCTCGCGCCGACGACAGAGCCTGCCGAGGCTAGCAGCTAA
- a CDS encoding ParA family protein, with amino-acid sequence MSADEFEGLPGAAVSLLKGGVGKSTIALNIADRLAARGHETVLLDLDKDGHMTTQLGYDDAYDRDANLGDTLIDGEDPEDLLIETDFGVHLLPSSNELENVETRLKDERFADVKLRRNVVDPLIQNGYDYVIIDAAGGRGKLSDNALIAVQRVIIPLIPRAGSINGLNKMIERQISPIRQNIGLDILAVTPNMIRETMGQRNEHRTLVENLNREFGSFVPEYARVDPEVFDALDDSGRTIDSIPKPGIRERTAISRAFKQGMPVSEFDEDCDQIPNFDHLADLVEEHSHA; translated from the coding sequence ATGAGTGCTGACGAGTTTGAAGGGCTCCCCGGAGCAGCTGTCTCGTTGCTCAAGGGAGGGGTAGGGAAATCCACGATCGCGCTCAACATCGCTGATCGACTCGCTGCTCGTGGCCATGAGACGGTACTATTGGATCTGGATAAGGACGGGCACATGACGACCCAGTTGGGATACGACGATGCGTACGACCGAGATGCGAACCTCGGTGACACCCTTATCGATGGTGAGGACCCCGAAGACCTGCTTATCGAGACGGACTTCGGCGTTCACCTCCTCCCGTCGAGTAACGAGCTCGAGAATGTTGAGACGAGGCTGAAGGACGAACGGTTCGCAGACGTGAAGCTTCGGCGGAACGTTGTCGATCCGCTCATTCAAAACGGATACGACTACGTGATAATTGATGCCGCAGGCGGCCGTGGGAAACTCTCCGACAACGCCCTCATCGCCGTCCAGCGCGTCATAATCCCGCTAATCCCGCGTGCTGGCTCGATCAACGGCCTCAATAAGATGATTGAACGCCAGATCTCCCCAATCCGGCAGAATATCGGGTTGGATATCCTCGCAGTCACTCCGAATATGATTCGCGAAACAATGGGACAACGCAACGAGCATCGGACTCTCGTTGAAAATCTCAACCGGGAGTTCGGTTCATTCGTCCCCGAGTACGCTCGTGTGGACCCGGAGGTCTTCGATGCCCTCGATGATTCGGGACGCACCATCGATAGTATTCCGAAGCCAGGGATTCGCGAACGGACCGCAATTTCCCGCGCCTTCAAGCAAGGAATGCCGGTCTCGGAGTTCGACGAAGATTGCGACCAGATCCCGAATTTCGACCACTTAGCGGACCTCGTGGAGGAACACAGCCATGCCTAA
- a CDS encoding helix-turn-helix domain-containing protein has translation MYEVLDDTAAQVILTIESGDSIRRVAQHLHTPYETVRQAVNRLEDAGYVSYDDGLTVVDERVRDAALELVAASAGVSPPSIEETYVIPQFGDWPFAFTRIDAVYVWTQGGYQVGREPDDYPLFLAVREQDVDAWEGFFESFDLPTAFERQPRDELNRPLQMVLEPRPSLDIEYVEGYPVIPRAETIEYMRENYAQFQSALAMLDRMYEDLDLGVTYRGTERAQP, from the coding sequence ATGTACGAGGTTCTCGACGACACCGCGGCGCAGGTCATCCTCACCATCGAGAGTGGAGACTCCATCCGCCGTGTCGCCCAACACCTCCACACGCCCTACGAGACGGTGAGACAAGCCGTCAATCGGCTGGAAGACGCAGGCTACGTTTCCTATGACGACGGCCTCACTGTCGTCGACGAGCGCGTACGCGACGCGGCGCTCGAGCTCGTCGCTGCCAGCGCTGGCGTCAGTCCACCCTCCATCGAGGAAACGTACGTCATCCCACAGTTCGGTGACTGGCCGTTCGCGTTCACGCGGATCGACGCCGTCTACGTGTGGACTCAGGGCGGCTACCAGGTTGGTCGCGAGCCCGACGACTATCCATTGTTCCTCGCTGTTCGTGAGCAGGACGTCGACGCCTGGGAGGGGTTCTTCGAGTCCTTCGACCTCCCGACCGCATTCGAACGACAGCCCCGAGACGAGCTTAACAGACCGCTACAGATGGTCCTCGAGCCACGCCCGTCACTCGACATCGAATACGTCGAGGGGTACCCGGTGATACCGAGAGCAGAGACGATCGAGTACATGCGCGAGAACTACGCCCAGTTCCAGTCGGCGCTGGCGATGCTCGACCGGATGTACGAGGACCTCGACCTCGGCGTCACGTATCGAGGGACCGAACGGGCGCAGCCATGA